In Streptomyces sp. NBC_00341, the DNA window GGGATTGCTGATGACGAGGGTGGCGACGCCGTCCGCGACGGTGAGCTCCAGCCGGGGTTCCGTACGGTCCATGCGCCGGATGCTATCCGTACCGTTCGAACCTATGATCAAGAAGGGGTCACGCAGCAGGCACGTACCCCGAGGAGCTCCCGGTGGCCGATTCCGTAAAAGAAGGCAGGAAGCTCAGCCGCAGTTTCAGCGGCCTGGCCCTGCTCGGAGCAGTCCTCGTCGTCGCGGGTCTGGTCGGCCTCGTCTACACCGGCGTCGCGACGCTCACCTCGATGATCCTCTTCGGCTGGCTGCTGCTGGTCGGCGGCCTGGTCGGACTGCTCCACGCGATCCAGTCGCGCGGCACCAACTACTTCTGGCTGGGCGTGGTGGTCGCCGCCCTGAACATCGCCGCCGGGGTCGTGGTCATCCGCCATCCGCACGGCACGGCCGAGGCGCTGACCATGTTCGCCGCGCTGCTCTTCCTGACCGGCGGGGTGTTCCGCCTCGTCGGCAGTGTCGTGGTGCGCGGCCCGCAGTTCGGCTGGACCCTGCTGCAGGGCGCCTTCGGGCTGCTGCTGGGGCTGCTGGTCCTCTTCGACTGGCCGCACAGCAGCCTCTACGTGCTCGGCTGCTTCTTCTCGCTCGCGCTGCTCTTCGACGGACTCGGGCTCATCGCGATCGGTGTGGGCGGCCGCCGGATCGTCTCGATGGTCTCGGACCAGCTGGGGCCGGACCAGGCAGCGCAGGAGCAGCCTTCAGGGGATGAGCAAAAGCGGTCCGACAACTGACGCATCAAAAGCTATCCGGTCAAATACTGTCGATAGAAGTCGACTTCTGTTCAGTGGTACGGACCGGACCGACTACGCCCCGCACCCTGTACTCGACGTGCAGTCACCATCGAGTGGAGAGCGGGTACCGGTCTATGGAGAGCCGCGGGAGTGTCCCCGCCGGACCCGTGTCGTACGAAGGGGTGTGGCGGTTCACCGCCCCGGCCACGGATGTCTCCGTACCCCGGGCCAGGCACGCCGTACGCGATCTGCTGGACCGCCAGGGCGTACCCCTGGACGACGACATCGCCCAGGGGCTGCTGCTCATCGTCTCCGAGCTGGTCACCAACGCCGTGAAGCACGCGGCGCTGCTCTCCCCGGAACTCGCCGTCGAGGTGGCCGTGGGCGCCGACTGGGTCCGGGTGTCCGTCGAGGACAACCACCCGTACCGCCCGACGGCGCTGGAGACCGACCACGCGCAGACGGGCGGGCGCGGACTGCTGCTGGTACGGGAGATCACCAGGGAGGCCGGCGGAGCCTGCGACGTGGAGCACACCGCAGGCGGCGGAAAGGTCATCTGGGCGGTGCTGCCACTCACCACGCGCCCCTGACCGGCCTTTCCGCCTCCCCGCGGCCGTCCCCGTCTACCAGCCGGCCGCCGTGCCGGTCAGCTCACGGATCGCGGGACGGGCGGCGTCCAGCACCGTCATGAACCATGCAGAGAACGGCGCCGCCGCATGCCGTTCGGCCAGCTCACCGGCCGACACGAAGGCCGTCTCGCCCACCTCCTCCGGATCCGGCCGCAGCCGGTCCTGCGCCATGCCCACGAAGAGGTGGTTGAACTCCTGCTCCACCAGCCCGGACGCGGGGTCCGGGTGGTTGTAGCGGACGGTGCCCGCCTCGGCCAGCAGCGAGGGGGAGACGCCCAGCTCCTCGTACGTCCGCCGGGCGGCGGCGGCGAAGGGCGCCTCGCCCGGATACGGGTGCCCGCAACAGGTGTTGGACCAGACACCGGGGGAGTGGTACTTCCCCGGTGCGCGCCGCTGCAACAGCATCCGGCCCTGCTCGTCGAAGAGGAACACCGAGAAGGCGCGGTGCAGTTGGCCGGGTGCCTGGTGGGCAGCGAGCTTCTCCGCCGTGCCGATGGTGGTGCCGTTCTCGTCGACCAGTTCGAGCATGATCGCGTCTGCTGTGCCGTTCGACGAGGTGTTCGCCGCGGTGGCTGGTGTGGTCGGCATACCCATCCTTCGCTGTGGTCCCGGCCCCGTGCGCCGGTCCCGTCGAGTCTGCGCAAGTCTGCCGTACAAAAGCGGCTTGTCTGCACTTCGGGCCCTGGCATGTCCAGTCCGGCGGCGCCACACGGGCGCCCACGGGTCCGGACTCGCACGTCAGACCCCGAACGCCGCCGGATAATGGATCGTGCCCCGGGGAACCGGCCCGGAATCATCGAGGACCAGCGCCATCATCGCCTCGTCCGGCACCTCGAAGCCCGGCCGGATGCCGTACCGCGAAGCGGGCACGAAGCCGAACCTCGGGTAGTACTCCGGATGTCCGAGCACCAGGACCAGCGACTCCGCACGCGCCCGCGCCGCGTCGAGCACGGCCCGCACCACGGCCTGTCCGGCGCCCCGGCGTTGCCACTCGGGCGCCGTGGCCACCGGGGCGAGGGCCAGTGCCGGAGCGCCCCCGACCAGACAGCGGGTCAGCAGGGCGTGGGCGGCCACGGATCCGTCGGCCGCCTCCGCGACGAGGGAGAGACCGGGCAGCCAGGCCGCCGGATCCCGGCGCAGCGCGTCGACCAGATCGGCCTCCGCCCGCGTCTCGAACGCGGCGGCGTTCACCGCGTGCACGGCGGCGGTGTCCGAGGGCGTCTCGGGGCGGGTCGTCCAGAGCCGCGTGTGATCGGTGCGGTGCAAGGTGAGGAACCTTTGATCGAGAGTGGATTCCACCGTACATCGGTGATCCCGGCGGCCTTCTGGCGCCCGCCGCGCCGCTCGTACGCGGGGGCCTTCAGGGGCTCAGCGGCACAGCTTCACCTCGTGCTCCGCGTGCCCGCTCGGCTCCAGCTGGAAGGTGCAGTGCTCGACGTCGAAATGGTCGCCCAGACAGCCCTGGAGCTCGTGCAGGAGCTTCTCGTGCCCGATCGAGTCGAGCAGTTCCTGGTGCACCACCACATGGGCGGAGAGCACCGGCATGCCGGAGGTGATCGTCCAGGCATGGAGGTCGTGGACGTCCAGCACCCCGGGCAGCGCCGTGATGTGGTCGCGCACCTCACCCATGTCGACACCCTTGGGCGCCGACTCCAGCAGGACGTTCAGCGTCTCCCTGAGCAGCTTCACCGTACGCGGGACGATCATGAGGCCGATGAGCAGCGAGGCGATCGGGTCGGCGGCCTGCCAGCCGGTGGCCAGGATGACGCCCGCCGAGATCAGCACGGTCACCGAACCGAGGGTGTCCGCGAGCACCTCCAGATAGGCGCCCCGGACATTGAGGCTGTCCTTCTGCCCGCGCATCAGCAGCGACAGCGACACCATGTTCGCCACCAGGCCGACCAGGGCGAAGGCGATCGTCAGCCCGCCCCTGGTCTCGGCCGGGCTGACGAAGCGCTCCACCGCCTCGAACAGGAGGTAGCCGCCGACCCCGAGCAGCAGCAGGCAGTTGGCCAGCGCGGCGAGGATCTCGGCGCGGGCGTAGCCGAAGGTGCGGTTGGGCCCGGCCGGTCGGTTGGCGAAGTGGATCGCCAGCAGTGCCATGCCCAGGCCGAGGGCGTCGGTCGCCATGTGGGCCGCGTCGGCGATCAGCGCCAGGGAGCCGGAGACCAGCCCGCCGACGATCTCCATGACCGTCACGGTGAGCGTGATGCCCAGCGCGATCCGCAGCCGTCCCTGGTACGCGGCGGCCGCCGTGCCGGTCGGTGCGGGCCCGCCGTGCGTATGTCCGTGGTCGTGCCCAGCCCCCATGGGGACGCCTCCCGGTCGTCGCGCGGACCCGGAGTCGTTTCGCCCCGGGCAATGCCAGTGAACTACGGGCGGGGGGTATCGGGCAACACGGCAGTGAACACCGTTGCCAACTACTCTGACCTGCGGAAATGCATGCAGGTCAGAGCGGTGGACGGCCCGGCGGTACGGCTCATGGAGCAGCCGGGGCGGGGTGGTGCAGCAGCCAGCCCCGCCAGGCCGACTCGACCATCTCCCGGACCCCGCGACGGGCCGCCCAGCCCAGTTCGCCGGAGATCCGGTCGCAGGACGCGACCGCCTTCGAGGCGTCCCCGGGCCGCCGGGGTTCGAGCTCGGGCTTCCGGTCCAGACCGGTGACCTCCGCCACCAGAGTGGCCAGTTCGCGCACCGAGACGCCCTCGCCGCGGCCGATGTTGACGGTCAGGTCCCCGGGGCCGTCCTGGGCGGTGAGCCGTCGCGCGACGGCCAGGTGCGCGTCGGCCAGGTCGGCCACGTGGATGTAGTCGCGGATGCAGGTGCCGTCCGGCGTCGCGTAGTCGTCACCGAAGACCAGCGGGGCCTCGCCGCGGGTCAGCCGGTCGAAGAACATCGGGATCACGTTGAAGACACCGGTGTCGGAGAGCTCCGGCGCGGCCGCGCCCGCCACGTTGAAGTAGCGCAGGCAGCCGGTGGACAGCCCGTGCGCCCGGCCTGCGGCCCGCACCAGCCACTCCCCGGCGAGCTTGGTCTCCCCGTACGGGTTGATCGGGACGCAGGGGGCCTCCTCCGTGATCAGCTCCGCCTCCGGTACGCCGTACACCGCGGCCGACGAGGAGAACAGGAAGCGCCGCACCCCGGCGGCCGCGACGGCCTCCAGCAGGACGGTCAGCGCGCCGATGTTCTCCCGGTAGTACAGGAGCGGCTTCTCGACGGACTCACCGACCTGCTTCTTCGCCGCGAGATGGATCACACCGCTCACCCGGTGCTGCGTCAGCACCCGGTCCAGCAGCGCGCGGTCCGCCGTCGAGCCCCGGACCAGCGGGACGTCGGCCGGCAGCCGGTCCGGGTTGCCGGACGAGAGGTCGTCGAGAACGACCACCCGTTCACCGGCCTCCTTCATGGCCCGCACCACATGTGCTCCGATATATCCCGCTCCGCCTGTGATCAGCCATGTCATGCGCGCCACCCTAACGACCCGATCGGCCCTCTCCCGCGCACCGGCCCAGCAGGGCTGCCCACCGCGTTTTGTCAGTCGAGGCCGCCATCGACGATGATGATCGCGGGCGGCGCCGCATGATCCCGGCCTGCCCGGAACGGAGCATAAACGGGCAGTGAACTCCCGCTTCCGTTCATCCGATAGCCTCTGCCGACATGCCGCCGGCCCGCATCGGGGCCGTTACCGTCGCGCGCCGACCCGTGTCAGCACCAAGGAGTGAGTTCGTCTGTCGACCGCCATTCTCACAGGTGCTCCGGTGCCCGGATCGTCCATCGAGGACGATCTGAGGTCACTGGGCTTCGACGTACAGGCCGCCGCCGATGTCAGTGAGGCCTCCCGGCTGCTGTCCGTCGTCCCCGCCGACAGCCGGGTCGCGCTCGTCGACCCCCGCTTCGTCGGCCATGTCCACGCCCTGCGGCTCGGACTGACCGACCCCCGCTACCCCGCCGTCACCGTGCCCGGCGCGCTCACCGTGCAGCCCGAGGCGCGTGCCGCCCTGGTGCACGCCCTGGGCAGCGCCGGCGAGGCGGTCGGGGCCGGCGCCCCCACCGGCCCGCCCGGCGACACCGTCACGGCCACCGACCGCACCGTGCCCGGCCGGCTCGCCGCCACGATGGACACCGAGGGCACCGCGGTGCAGCGACCGGAGCTCGGCTCGCTCGTCGCGGCCGTCCCGTCCGACGAGGCCGGCCGCGCCGTCGCGCTCGCCTCGGTCGCCGCCGTCGACGACGAGGCGATCCGGCTGCGCAGCGCGGTGAAGGCCCGCGACGGATTCTTCACCACGTACTGCGTCAGCCCGTACTCGCGCTACATCGCCCGCTGGTGCGCGCGCCGCGGATTCACCCCGAACCAGGTCACGACCGCGTCGCTGCTGACCGCCCTGATCGCGGCCGGCTGCGCGGCCACCGGCACCCGCGGCGGATACGTCGCCGCCGGACTGCTGCTCCTCTTCTCCTTCGTCCTGGACTGCACCGACGGGCAGCTCGCCCGCTACTCGCTCCAGTACTCGACGCTGGGCGCCTGGCTCGACGCCACCTTCGACCGCGCCAAGGAGTACGCCTACTACGCGGGCCTCGCACTCGGCGCGGCCCGGGGCGGCGACGACGTCTGGGTACTGGCGCTCGGCGCGATGGTGCTCCAGTCCTGCCGCCACGTCATCGACTTCTCGTTCAACGAGGCCAACCACGACGCGGTGGCGAACTCCAGCCCCACGGCCGCCCTCTCCGACAAGCTCGACAGCGTCTCCTGGACGGTCTGGCTGCGCCGGATGATCGTGCTCCCGATCGGTGAGCGCTGGGCGATGATCGCCGTACTGACCGCGTTCACCACGCCCCGGATCGTCTTCTACGCGCTGCTCGTCGGCTGCGCCTTCGCGGCCTGCTACACCACGGCGGGCCGGCTGCTGCGCTCGCTGACCCGCAAGGCCCGGCGCACGCCCCGGGCCGCGCAGGCACTCGCGGAACTCGCGGACTCCGGCCCGTTCGCCCAGCTGGTGGCGGCGCTCAGCCCCCGGATCAAGGGCGCCTTGACCGCCCCGGTGCTGGCGGTCGTCGGCGCCGGCGCGCTGATCGCGGCCGCGCTCCAGCAGCCGTTCGGCAGCCGGCAGATGATCGTCGCCGCGGTCTTCTACACGGTCTTCTCCGGAATAGCCGTCGCCCGCCCGCTCCTGGGCGCACTCGACTGGCTCGTACCCCCGGTCTTCCGGGCGGCCGAGTACTGCACGATCCTCGCGCTGGCCGCCCGCAGTGACATCGACGGAGCGCTTCCCGCGGCCTTCGGGCTCGTATCGGCGGTCGCCTACCATCACTACGACACGGTGTACCGCATCAGGGGCGGCACCGGCGCGCCGCCCCAGTGGCTGGTGCGCACGATCGGCGGGCACGAGGGCCGGGTCCTGGTGGTGGCCGTACTCGCGGCCGTATTCACCGGAGCCTCCGGCTTCGCCGTGGCACTCACCGCTCTCGCAGTGGCCGTGGCACTGGTCGTGCTGGTGGAGTCCATCCGCTTCTGGGTGTCCTCCGGGGCACCCGCCGTTCACGACGAAGGAGAACCCGCATGATCGGCCTCGTACTGGCAGCGGGCGCGGGACGGCGCCTGCGCCCCTACACCGACACGCTCCCCAAGGCCCTCGTGCCGGTGGACGGCGAGAAGACCGTCCTCGATCTCACGCTGGCCAACTTCGCGGAGATCGGCCTCACCGAGGTCGCGATCGTCGTCGGCTACCGCAAGGAAGCCGTCTACGACCGCAAGGAGGAGCTGGAGGCGAAGTACGGCCTCAAGATCGTCCTCGTCGACAACGACAAGGCAGAGGAGTGGAACAACGCCTACTCCCTGTGGTGCGCCCGCGAGGTCCTCAAGCGCGGCGTGATCCTCGCCAACGGCGACACCGTGCACCCGGTGTCCGTGGAGCGGACGCTGCTGGACGCGCGCGGTAAGGGCCAGAAGATCATCCTCGCCCTCGACACGGTGAAGAACCTCGCCGACGAGGAGATGAAGGTCATCGCAGAGGAGGGCAAGGGCGTACAGCGGATCACCAAGCTGATGGACCCGGCCACCGCCACCGGCGAGTACATCGGTGTCACCCTCATCGAGGCCGAGGCCGCACAGGAGCTGGCCGACGCGCTGAAGGCGACCTTCGAGCGCGACCCGGACCTCTACTACGAGGACGGCTACCAGGAGCTCGTCGACCGCGGCTTCACCGTCGACGTCGCGCCCATCGGTGAGGTCACCTGGGTCGAGATCGACAATCACGACGACCTCGCGAAGGGCCGGGAGATCGCGTGCCAGTACTGACCCGGCTCATCCCCTCCCCGGTCTTCGTCGACATCAGCCGGGGCGCGATGGACGACCTGGCCGGCCTCCTCGCCGACCAGCGGATCTCCGCCTCCGGCAAGCTCGCGATCGCGATCAGCGCCGGCTCGGGGCAGGCCCTGCGCGAGAAGCTTGCACCGGCCCTGCCTGGCGCCGACTGGTACTGCGTGCCGGGCGGCAACATCGACGCCGCCGTACAGCTGGCCGACGACATCAAGGGCAAGCGGTACGACGCGGTGGTCGGTCTCGGCGGCGGCAAGATCATCGACGTGGCGAAGTACGCCGCCGCCCGGGTCGGCCTGCCGCTGGTCTCCGTCGCCACGAACCTCGCCCACGACGGCCTCTGCTCACCCGTCGCGACCCTGGACAACGACAACGGACGCGGCTCCTACGGCGTCCCGATGCCGATCGCCATGGTCATCGACCTCTCGGTGATCCGTGAGGCCCCGGACCGCTTCGTGCGCTCCGGCATCGGCGACGCGATCTCCAACATCTCCTCGATCGCCGACTGGGAGCTCTCGCACCAGGTCAACGACGAGCAGATCGACGGACTGGCCGCGGCCATGGCCCGTACCGCGGGCGAGGCGGTG includes these proteins:
- a CDS encoding HdeD family acid-resistance protein; amino-acid sequence: MADSVKEGRKLSRSFSGLALLGAVLVVAGLVGLVYTGVATLTSMILFGWLLLVGGLVGLLHAIQSRGTNYFWLGVVVAALNIAAGVVVIRHPHGTAEALTMFAALLFLTGGVFRLVGSVVVRGPQFGWTLLQGAFGLLLGLLVLFDWPHSSLYVLGCFFSLALLFDGLGLIAIGVGGRRIVSMVSDQLGPDQAAQEQPSGDEQKRSDN
- a CDS encoding ATP-binding protein; translated protein: MESRGSVPAGPVSYEGVWRFTAPATDVSVPRARHAVRDLLDRQGVPLDDDIAQGLLLIVSELVTNAVKHAALLSPELAVEVAVGADWVRVSVEDNHPYRPTALETDHAQTGGRGLLLVREITREAGGACDVEHTAGGGKVIWAVLPLTTRP
- the idi gene encoding isopentenyl-diphosphate Delta-isomerase; this translates as MPTTPATAANTSSNGTADAIMLELVDENGTTIGTAEKLAAHQAPGQLHRAFSVFLFDEQGRMLLQRRAPGKYHSPGVWSNTCCGHPYPGEAPFAAAARRTYEELGVSPSLLAEAGTVRYNHPDPASGLVEQEFNHLFVGMAQDRLRPDPEEVGETAFVSAGELAERHAAAPFSAWFMTVLDAARPAIRELTGTAAGW
- a CDS encoding cation diffusion facilitator family transporter, giving the protein MGAGHDHGHTHGGPAPTGTAAAAYQGRLRIALGITLTVTVMEIVGGLVSGSLALIADAAHMATDALGLGMALLAIHFANRPAGPNRTFGYARAEILAALANCLLLLGVGGYLLFEAVERFVSPAETRGGLTIAFALVGLVANMVSLSLLMRGQKDSLNVRGAYLEVLADTLGSVTVLISAGVILATGWQAADPIASLLIGLMIVPRTVKLLRETLNVLLESAPKGVDMGEVRDHITALPGVLDVHDLHAWTITSGMPVLSAHVVVHQELLDSIGHEKLLHELQGCLGDHFDVEHCTFQLEPSGHAEHEVKLCR
- the galE gene encoding UDP-glucose 4-epimerase GalE, coding for MTWLITGGAGYIGAHVVRAMKEAGERVVVLDDLSSGNPDRLPADVPLVRGSTADRALLDRVLTQHRVSGVIHLAAKKQVGESVEKPLLYYRENIGALTVLLEAVAAAGVRRFLFSSSAAVYGVPEAELITEEAPCVPINPYGETKLAGEWLVRAAGRAHGLSTGCLRYFNVAGAAAPELSDTGVFNVIPMFFDRLTRGEAPLVFGDDYATPDGTCIRDYIHVADLADAHLAVARRLTAQDGPGDLTVNIGRGEGVSVRELATLVAEVTGLDRKPELEPRRPGDASKAVASCDRISGELGWAARRGVREMVESAWRGWLLHHPAPAAP
- a CDS encoding DUF5941 domain-containing protein, producing the protein MPGSSIEDDLRSLGFDVQAAADVSEASRLLSVVPADSRVALVDPRFVGHVHALRLGLTDPRYPAVTVPGALTVQPEARAALVHALGSAGEAVGAGAPTGPPGDTVTATDRTVPGRLAATMDTEGTAVQRPELGSLVAAVPSDEAGRAVALASVAAVDDEAIRLRSAVKARDGFFTTYCVSPYSRYIARWCARRGFTPNQVTTASLLTALIAAGCAATGTRGGYVAAGLLLLFSFVLDCTDGQLARYSLQYSTLGAWLDATFDRAKEYAYYAGLALGAARGGDDVWVLALGAMVLQSCRHVIDFSFNEANHDAVANSSPTAALSDKLDSVSWTVWLRRMIVLPIGERWAMIAVLTAFTTPRIVFYALLVGCAFAACYTTAGRLLRSLTRKARRTPRAAQALAELADSGPFAQLVAALSPRIKGALTAPVLAVVGAGALIAAALQQPFGSRQMIVAAVFYTVFSGIAVARPLLGALDWLVPPVFRAAEYCTILALAARSDIDGALPAAFGLVSAVAYHHYDTVYRIRGGTGAPPQWLVRTIGGHEGRVLVVAVLAAVFTGASGFAVALTALAVAVALVVLVESIRFWVSSGAPAVHDEGEPA
- a CDS encoding sugar phosphate nucleotidyltransferase, whose product is MIGLVLAAGAGRRLRPYTDTLPKALVPVDGEKTVLDLTLANFAEIGLTEVAIVVGYRKEAVYDRKEELEAKYGLKIVLVDNDKAEEWNNAYSLWCAREVLKRGVILANGDTVHPVSVERTLLDARGKGQKIILALDTVKNLADEEMKVIAEEGKGVQRITKLMDPATATGEYIGVTLIEAEAAQELADALKATFERDPDLYYEDGYQELVDRGFTVDVAPIGEVTWVEIDNHDDLAKGREIACQY
- a CDS encoding iron-containing alcohol dehydrogenase family protein → MPVLTRLIPSPVFVDISRGAMDDLAGLLADQRISASGKLAIAISAGSGQALREKLAPALPGADWYCVPGGNIDAAVQLADDIKGKRYDAVVGLGGGKIIDVAKYAAARVGLPLVSVATNLAHDGLCSPVATLDNDNGRGSYGVPMPIAMVIDLSVIREAPDRFVRSGIGDAISNISSIADWELSHQVNDEQIDGLAAAMARTAGEAVLRHPGTVADDEFLTVLAESLVLSGIAISISGDTRPSSGACHEISHAFDLLFPKRAASHGEQVGLGAAFAMHLRGAHEESGLFAEVLRRHGLPVLPTEIGFTADEFVQAVDYAPQTRPGRFTVLEHLSLSTDQIRDAYADYAKTISS